The Methanomassiliicoccales archaeon genome has a segment encoding these proteins:
- the trpD gene encoding anthranilate phosphoribosyltransferase: protein MENELKDFGAKVDALIRGEHIGREHARDMFREVLLNRQPDLQQGAFLAALTAVGASPEEIAGSWEAIYEIDTVKVRPEVPAPLVENCGTGMDRIKTFNVSTLASVVAAADGVYMAKHGARAITSRCGIVDIAETLGVDVECEPSVVKRSVEVAGIGLFNGMSAKVHPQALYRILSQIRFGTILNVAGSLANPASPEIGVRGVYSPDLVLPLARTMREIGYRQGIVAHGLDASGTRGMDELSTLGRSMVAEFHQDGEITTYEVTPEKLGLPVGQERSILSSLDREEEALRFIRVLSGEEKGARRDIVALNAGPILYLNGNASSLSEGVARALEVLDSGKGLNKLKDWVRVQNSADAGLKLERLEKMVTTASAV from the coding sequence ATGGAGAACGAGCTGAAGGATTTCGGAGCCAAGGTCGACGCGCTGATCAGGGGAGAGCACATCGGGCGCGAGCATGCCCGGGACATGTTCCGGGAAGTGCTGCTGAACCGGCAGCCGGACCTGCAGCAGGGAGCCTTCCTGGCCGCGTTGACAGCTGTGGGTGCTTCCCCGGAAGAGATAGCCGGCAGCTGGGAGGCCATATACGAGATCGACACGGTCAAGGTCAGGCCGGAGGTCCCCGCCCCCCTGGTGGAGAACTGCGGCACCGGAATGGACCGCATAAAGACCTTCAACGTGAGCACCCTGGCCTCGGTCGTGGCCGCCGCTGACGGCGTGTACATGGCCAAGCACGGAGCCAGAGCCATAACATCCCGGTGCGGCATAGTGGACATCGCCGAGACCCTGGGCGTGGACGTGGAGTGCGAGCCGTCGGTGGTCAAGCGCAGCGTGGAGGTGGCCGGCATCGGCCTCTTCAACGGCATGAGCGCCAAGGTGCACCCGCAGGCCCTCTACCGCATCCTCTCGCAGATCCGTTTCGGCACCATACTGAACGTGGCTGGTTCCCTGGCCAACCCGGCCTCGCCGGAGATCGGGGTGCGCGGGGTATACTCGCCCGACCTGGTGTTGCCGCTGGCCAGGACCATGCGGGAGATCGGCTATCGCCAAGGCATCGTGGCCCACGGGCTGGACGCCAGCGGGACCCGGGGGATGGACGAGCTGTCGACGCTAGGGCGCAGCATGGTGGCGGAGTTCCATCAGGACGGGGAGATAACCACCTATGAGGTCACCCCGGAAAAGCTGGGGCTGCCCGTCGGGCAGGAGAGGTCGATACTCAGCAGCCTGGACCGGGAGGAGGAGGCGCTGCGCTTCATCAGGGTGCTGTCTGGAGAGGAGAAGGGAGCCCGCCGGGACATCGTAGCTCTCAACGCCGGCCCGATACTGTACCTGAACGGCAACGCCTCCTCGCTCAGCGAGGGCGTGGCCCGGGCCTTGGAAGTGCTGGATAGCGGGAAGGGCCTGAACAAGCTCAAGGACTGGGTCAGGGTGCAGAACTCCGCGGACGCGGGGTTGAAGCTGGAACGTCTGGAAAAGATGGTAACGACGGCCTCGGCCGTCTGA